A window of the Glaciimonas sp. CA11.2 genome harbors these coding sequences:
- a CDS encoding choline dehydrogenase produces the protein MQTYDYVIVGAGSAGCVLANRLSANGKYTVCLLEAGPRDRYGWIHLPIGYAKTMFHKTYNWGFYTEPEPNLNDRKIYWPRGRTLGGSSSINGLVYVRGQKRDYDHWAALGNTGWSWDDCLPYFKRLEHNDQGESATRGGDGPIWATTIPGNNKLVDAFIAASKQNGVPVVADFNTGEQEGVGYFQLTTRNGLRCSTAVAYLNPARKNNNLHIETDAQATLIQFQGTRAIGVAYRKGGQAQEVRAAREVLLCAGALQSPQLLQLSGVGPAALLQKFDIPVVRDSPGVGANLQDHLQVRLMYEVSEKITTNDALNSIWGKARMGLQWLTARTGPLALGINMAGMFCRALPDENATPDTQFHFATVSAEHAAGNVHAFSGCTYSVCQLRPESRGHVNIQSRDPFTAPSIQPNYLATELDRRTTIAGVKFAQRVANTAPMKQYMKRSYRPTPDIQSDEEILAFCRQHATTIFHPSGTARMGPSSDPMAVVDARLRVHGMSGLRVVDCAIMPTLISGNTNIPTVMIAEKAADMILEDAASRSYEATLKIDTASEQGAPATISATALV, from the coding sequence ATGCAAACATATGATTATGTGATTGTTGGTGCAGGTTCGGCCGGGTGCGTTTTAGCAAATCGCTTGAGTGCTAACGGCAAATATACCGTTTGCTTATTAGAGGCGGGTCCTCGTGACCGGTATGGCTGGATACACCTTCCTATCGGTTATGCCAAGACAATGTTCCACAAAACCTATAACTGGGGGTTCTACACCGAACCAGAACCAAACCTCAATGATCGTAAGATTTATTGGCCGCGCGGTCGTACCTTAGGCGGCTCAAGCTCTATTAATGGATTGGTCTATGTGCGCGGTCAAAAACGCGATTACGACCATTGGGCCGCGTTGGGCAACACCGGCTGGAGTTGGGACGACTGTCTGCCATACTTTAAGCGGCTCGAACACAACGATCAGGGCGAATCAGCGACCCGCGGCGGTGATGGCCCAATATGGGCAACCACTATTCCGGGCAATAATAAACTGGTTGATGCTTTTATTGCTGCATCAAAACAGAACGGCGTGCCAGTGGTGGCCGATTTCAATACCGGCGAACAGGAAGGTGTGGGGTATTTTCAGTTGACCACCCGTAATGGCTTACGCTGTTCGACCGCGGTTGCTTACCTGAATCCCGCACGCAAAAATAACAATCTGCATATTGAAACCGATGCGCAGGCCACACTGATTCAGTTTCAAGGTACACGGGCGATCGGCGTGGCCTACCGAAAAGGTGGGCAAGCGCAGGAAGTCCGTGCCGCGCGCGAGGTGCTTTTGTGCGCCGGCGCGTTGCAATCTCCTCAACTGCTCCAATTATCGGGCGTCGGACCGGCAGCCTTGCTACAAAAATTTGATATTCCTGTCGTGCGTGACTCACCAGGGGTTGGTGCAAACCTGCAAGACCATCTTCAGGTGCGACTGATGTACGAGGTGAGTGAAAAAATTACCACCAACGACGCGCTCAATTCAATATGGGGAAAAGCCAGGATGGGTTTGCAGTGGTTGACCGCACGGACTGGCCCTTTGGCGCTAGGTATCAATATGGCCGGCATGTTTTGTCGTGCATTACCGGACGAAAACGCAACACCAGATACGCAGTTTCACTTTGCGACCGTGTCGGCTGAACATGCGGCAGGGAATGTTCACGCTTTTTCCGGCTGTACGTATTCCGTTTGTCAGCTACGTCCGGAGTCGCGCGGACATGTCAATATCCAGTCGCGTGATCCATTTACTGCACCGTCGATCCAACCCAACTATCTGGCGACCGAGTTGGATCGTCGCACTACGATTGCAGGGGTCAAGTTTGCGCAACGCGTGGCGAATACCGCGCCGATGAAGCAATACATGAAACGCTCGTATCGACCAACCCCCGATATACAAAGCGACGAAGAAATTCTGGCTTTTTGTCGACAACACGCAACCACCATTTTTCACCCGTCAGGAACCGCCAGGATGGGGCCATCTTCCGACCCGATGGCGGTGGTCGATGCGCGACTTCGGGTTCATGGTATGTCAGGACTTCGGGTTGTCGATTGTGCAATCATGCCGACGCTCATTTCTGGCAATACCAACATACCGACTGTGATGATCGCTGAAAAAGCCGCTGACATGATTCTGGAGGACGCTGCCTCGCGAAGCTACGAGGCAACGCTGAAGATAGACACTGCAAGCGAACAAGGAGCACCCGCAACCATATCTGCGACAGCACTGGTTTAA
- a CDS encoding MFS transporter codes for MAADRNITNVTNPGNKVTDKKTLRRVAMASIIGATIEWYDFFLYGVVASIVLNKLYFPTGDPATSTMLAYATFAVGFMARPLGGVIFGHFGDKVGRKSMLVITLMIMGVSTVAIGLIPTYNQIGYWAPALLLFFRIIQGIGLGGEWGGAVLMAYEYAPSNRRGFYTSLPQIGLSLGVLISAGFVAGLSALLTEEQFMAWGWRLGFVLSFGLVLFGLWIRLKVMETPEFAQLKQNRGEAKIPFTDMIKRFPGNILLGLGARHIDGVFFNIFSVFSISYLTKTIGMTRTDALIGVMIGAAVLTVFIPIFGRLSDKVGRPALYTWASILTGLSCFPAFWIMSHAGGNTTLIWAAIAVPFGIIYAAVYGTVAVFLCELFDARVRYTGISFVYQFSSVIAGGVTPIVATILLTMNGGKPWLICSYVLGTSVVSSICAYAIRRRAVAARAAGVEHYGEIQKTSQAVTSTA; via the coding sequence ATGGCAGCAGACCGCAATATAACAAACGTTACCAATCCAGGTAATAAGGTAACAGATAAAAAAACCCTTCGGCGGGTTGCAATGGCCAGCATCATTGGGGCAACGATAGAGTGGTATGATTTTTTCCTGTACGGCGTCGTCGCCAGTATTGTGTTGAACAAGTTGTATTTTCCGACTGGCGACCCGGCAACTTCCACGATGCTGGCGTATGCCACTTTTGCGGTAGGCTTTATGGCGCGCCCCTTGGGTGGCGTTATCTTTGGCCACTTCGGCGATAAAGTGGGGCGCAAGAGTATGCTGGTGATCACACTCATGATTATGGGCGTCTCCACGGTTGCTATCGGGCTTATTCCGACTTACAACCAAATCGGTTATTGGGCACCTGCATTACTCTTGTTTTTTCGTATTATTCAAGGAATCGGGCTGGGTGGAGAATGGGGTGGTGCCGTCTTGATGGCATATGAATATGCGCCGTCGAATCGCCGCGGTTTTTATACCAGTCTGCCTCAGATCGGATTGTCGCTGGGTGTACTGATTTCTGCCGGTTTCGTGGCGGGACTATCGGCCCTCCTGACTGAAGAACAGTTCATGGCATGGGGTTGGCGTCTTGGATTCGTGTTGTCGTTTGGCTTGGTTTTGTTTGGATTATGGATACGCCTGAAGGTCATGGAAACGCCTGAGTTTGCGCAATTAAAGCAAAATCGTGGTGAAGCCAAGATACCCTTCACCGATATGATCAAGCGCTTCCCAGGCAATATTTTGTTAGGGTTGGGTGCGCGCCATATTGACGGTGTTTTCTTTAATATTTTCAGCGTTTTCTCCATCAGCTACCTCACTAAAACCATCGGGATGACACGTACCGATGCGTTGATAGGTGTGATGATTGGCGCAGCGGTGCTGACCGTTTTTATCCCTATTTTTGGGCGTTTATCCGACAAAGTCGGTCGTCCCGCCTTATACACCTGGGCCTCGATTCTTACTGGCCTGAGTTGCTTCCCTGCATTTTGGATTATGTCGCATGCCGGTGGTAATACCACGTTGATATGGGCCGCGATCGCGGTACCGTTTGGCATTATCTATGCTGCGGTCTACGGCACTGTTGCCGTCTTTCTGTGCGAGCTTTTCGATGCACGTGTGCGCTATACCGGCATTTCATTCGTGTATCAATTCTCTAGCGTGATTGCTGGTGGTGTTACTCCAATTGTGGCGACCATATTATTGACCATGAACGGGGGCAAACCGTGGCTCATTTGCAGCTACGTCTTGGGTACCAGCGTTGTGTCTTCTATTTGTGCTTATGCTATTCGGCGTCGTGCTGTTGCTGCGCGTGCAGCAGGCGTCGAACACTACGGCGAAATTCAGAAGACTTCCCAAGCAGTAACTTCCACCGCTTAA
- a CDS encoding thiamine pyrophosphate-binding protein, whose amino-acid sequence MTEHSQYSVPASTFISAFKRCGIDFITTVPDMLQIALHQSLDNPVHGIKVVNCTTEDQAIETAAGLYAGGANSAVLIQNQGFYAGINSVRALGLDSGVPLFFVIGQFGREFSNLGQDPLQSKRRMVRMMEPLLDTLDIPHWRLEGPQDSDNIEKAWCASRERKGPAALLVGHFVGW is encoded by the coding sequence ATGACAGAGCATTCACAATATTCAGTCCCCGCATCTACCTTCATTAGCGCGTTCAAACGATGCGGTATTGATTTCATTACGACCGTACCTGATATGTTGCAAATCGCATTGCACCAATCCCTGGACAATCCAGTACATGGTATCAAAGTGGTGAATTGCACCACCGAAGATCAGGCCATTGAAACTGCGGCTGGATTGTATGCCGGTGGGGCGAATTCTGCCGTGCTGATACAAAACCAGGGGTTCTATGCTGGGATTAATAGTGTGCGCGCGTTGGGACTGGACTCTGGAGTGCCACTTTTTTTCGTTATCGGGCAATTTGGACGAGAGTTTTCTAATTTGGGTCAAGATCCGTTGCAGTCCAAACGTCGCATGGTGCGCATGATGGAGCCGCTACTCGACACGCTCGACATTCCCCACTGGCGTTTGGAAGGACCGCAAGACAGCGACAACATCGAGAAAGCATGGTGTGCTTCGCGCGAGCGTAAAGGACCTGCCGCTTTGTTGGTCGGTCACTTTGTAGGCTGGTAG
- a CDS encoding thiamine pyrophosphate-dependent enzyme, whose product MMMTLEACEVLAEVRGDAIVVCTMGAMNALDKLPISPLTMACVPLMGGAASIGLGLALARPEKKVFVLDGDASLLMELGSLVSVAQAAPPNYFHFLVNNGVQFAGLGNLVTPGHGSADFTGLAKSAGYRSTYRFTSVTALKEGINAVLNGVAPAFVELVVGYDKPALGIDNPSIEMTDARFTRMGDEIRRIRAHLGVEAEV is encoded by the coding sequence ATGATGATGACATTAGAAGCTTGCGAAGTTCTCGCCGAAGTGCGTGGTGACGCAATTGTGGTGTGTACGATGGGCGCGATGAATGCGCTCGATAAATTACCGATATCGCCGCTGACGATGGCCTGCGTACCGTTGATGGGTGGCGCGGCTTCGATTGGACTAGGATTGGCGTTGGCGCGTCCGGAGAAAAAGGTATTCGTGCTAGACGGCGATGCCAGTCTGTTGATGGAGCTTGGCAGTCTGGTATCGGTCGCTCAGGCGGCACCGCCTAATTATTTTCATTTTTTGGTGAATAACGGTGTCCAATTTGCAGGATTAGGCAATTTGGTAACACCAGGACACGGCAGCGCCGATTTTACCGGTCTAGCAAAGTCAGCCGGTTATCGTTCAACGTATCGCTTTACCTCAGTGACAGCGTTAAAAGAAGGAATCAATGCGGTCCTGAACGGTGTCGCGCCCGCGTTTGTTGAACTTGTAGTGGGTTACGATAAACCGGCCCTTGGTATCGACAATCCGTCGATCGAGATGACTGATGCGCGCTTTACCCGCATGGGCGACGAGATCAGGCGAATCAGGGCGCATCTCGGTGTAGAAGCCGAGGTATAA
- a CDS encoding MFS transporter has protein sequence MLHSTQSTLDRTVFRKLMPLLVIAYVISFLDRTNIALAKHAIGIDLGISAAAYGLGAGLFFLTYALFEIPSNLMMHKVGARFWITRIMITWGILSCSMAFIQGETSFYVMRLLLGAAEAGLFPGVMLYLTYWFRREERVRATGYFLLGVCIANILSGPVGGALLQLDTLFGWHGWQWLFMLEGLPAVVLAFVVWKKLPDGPSSASWLTPQEAQTIESRLAAERAEQMQSGQVGHSFKQCLADKQIWLAILVYFCHQITIYTVIFFLPSIIATYAKLTPLQIGLLNSVPWLAAAAGAAILPRYANTPQRCRKILFNGLIIMSVGLLLAALSGPLVGMIGFCLTASMFFVVQSIIFIYPSSRLAGPALAGGLALVNTCGLIGGFIGPSVMGIIEQTTGKVTNGLLIMAGILVLAALFSTRLRQGQEKSN, from the coding sequence ATGTTGCATTCAACACAAAGTACGCTGGACCGAACGGTGTTTCGTAAGCTGATGCCGTTGTTGGTGATAGCGTACGTGATCAGTTTTCTGGATCGAACCAACATTGCTCTTGCCAAGCACGCAATCGGGATTGATCTGGGTATCTCGGCGGCGGCGTATGGCCTGGGTGCCGGGTTATTTTTTCTGACGTATGCCTTGTTTGAAATTCCTAGCAATCTGATGATGCATAAGGTTGGCGCGCGGTTCTGGATCACGCGGATTATGATTACCTGGGGAATCCTGTCCTGTAGCATGGCCTTCATACAGGGAGAAACGTCGTTCTATGTCATGCGATTGCTGCTTGGCGCTGCGGAAGCAGGACTTTTCCCCGGTGTGATGTTGTATCTGACGTATTGGTTTCGCCGTGAAGAGCGGGTACGCGCTACCGGCTATTTTTTACTCGGTGTCTGTATCGCCAATATTCTTAGCGGTCCGGTTGGCGGCGCATTACTCCAGTTGGACACGCTGTTTGGCTGGCACGGCTGGCAATGGCTGTTTATGCTGGAAGGATTGCCTGCGGTCGTCCTGGCATTTGTCGTATGGAAGAAATTGCCGGATGGCCCTTCATCCGCGAGTTGGCTAACGCCGCAAGAGGCGCAGACGATTGAGTCACGTCTGGCTGCTGAGCGCGCCGAGCAAATGCAATCCGGACAAGTCGGGCATTCGTTCAAACAATGCCTTGCCGATAAACAAATCTGGCTTGCGATTTTGGTTTATTTTTGCCATCAGATTACTATATATACCGTGATCTTTTTCCTGCCAAGTATTATCGCAACGTACGCCAAATTGACGCCTTTGCAAATTGGCTTGTTAAACTCGGTACCGTGGCTTGCCGCCGCGGCTGGCGCAGCCATCTTGCCACGCTACGCAAACACGCCCCAACGCTGCCGCAAAATACTGTTTAACGGCTTGATCATCATGTCGGTCGGTTTGCTACTGGCCGCCTTGTCTGGGCCGCTTGTTGGAATGATCGGTTTCTGCCTGACAGCGTCTATGTTTTTTGTAGTGCAGTCGATTATCTTTATTTATCCATCGTCCCGTCTTGCCGGACCGGCATTAGCTGGCGGTCTGGCTTTGGTCAATACGTGCGGGTTGATCGGCGGCTTTATCGGTCCGTCGGTGATGGGAATCATTGAGCAGACTACCGGCAAAGTGACCAACGGTTTGCTAATCATGGCCGGAATTCTAGTGCTGGCTGCGCTGTTCAGTACGCGGCTACGACAGGGGCAGGAGAAGAGTAACTAA
- a CDS encoding 3-keto-5-aminohexanoate cleavage protein — protein sequence MSATRKVIITCAPTGAIHTPTMSPFLPVTPQQIADAALAAAREGAAIIHLHARDPENGKPTQDPAVFEKFLPQIKAETDAVINLTTGGSPHMTVEERLQPALRFQPEVASLNMGSMNFGLYPMLDRFKEFKHPWEREHLEKSRDLVFKNTFADIEYVLTSCGANGTRFEHECYDISHLYNLAHFADRGLAKAPFFVQSVFGLLGGIGAHPEDLAHMKRTADRLFGNDYVWSILGAGRNQIPLATIGLAQGSNVRVGLEDSLWIGPGQLAESSAAQVRKIRQVIEGLSLEVATPQEARAMLALKGQDNVAF from the coding sequence CATACACCAACGATGTCACCATTTTTGCCAGTCACACCGCAACAAATTGCGGATGCAGCGCTGGCTGCCGCACGGGAAGGTGCCGCAATAATACATTTACATGCACGCGATCCGGAAAACGGTAAGCCGACCCAAGATCCGGCAGTCTTTGAAAAGTTTTTGCCACAGATCAAAGCAGAAACCGATGCCGTGATCAATCTGACTACCGGCGGCAGTCCGCACATGACGGTGGAGGAACGCTTGCAACCGGCTTTGCGCTTCCAACCCGAAGTGGCGTCGCTGAATATGGGATCAATGAATTTCGGCTTGTATCCGATGCTTGATCGGTTTAAGGAATTCAAGCATCCATGGGAACGTGAACATTTAGAAAAAAGTCGTGATCTGGTATTCAAGAACACCTTCGCCGATATCGAATATGTGCTGACCTCGTGCGGTGCAAACGGAACACGATTTGAACACGAGTGCTACGACATTTCTCATCTGTATAACCTGGCGCATTTCGCCGATCGCGGTTTGGCTAAAGCGCCCTTCTTTGTACAAAGCGTATTCGGTTTACTCGGTGGCATTGGCGCGCATCCTGAAGATCTCGCCCACATGAAACGTACAGCAGATCGGTTGTTTGGAAACGACTACGTATGGTCGATTCTTGGTGCGGGTCGTAACCAGATCCCATTAGCCACCATCGGCTTGGCGCAAGGATCAAACGTCCGCGTCGGGCTTGAGGATTCGCTATGGATCGGTCCGGGACAATTAGCCGAATCAAGCGCCGCGCAGGTGCGCAAGATACGGCAGGTGATTGAAGGCCTGTCGCTAGAAGTGGCAACACCACAAGAAGCTCGCGCTATGCTGGCATTAAAAGGACAAGATAACGTGGCATTTTAA